A single Biomphalaria glabrata chromosome 2, xgBioGlab47.1, whole genome shotgun sequence DNA region contains:
- the LOC106051806 gene encoding fibrinolytic enzyme, isozyme C-like produces the protein MNVFIFTGLLISLIDNNMADKRAKKRIVNGQDVQLFDVPSQVALMMRDEDGYFDKRCGAVLVAWNKILTAAHCVKGVDLSDLRAVVGLLNYYGPLTGYEQVVPFSKSNMYEDHWIIQGMEIYDIAVLTLATPVRPNKNVEVVKLADEIDSYVNTSCIVSGWGYNNKSLGTHPNRLQKAITMLISSTDCKKFWPEFADALDEEFFLCVYNKKGTSGQPNSICSGDSGGPLYCGPNKDILVGTAVGNDVDCSGMLPQVFTNVAAYKDWLADKL, from the exons ATGAATGTATTCATCTTTACTGGTCTGCTTATTTCACTCATTGACAACAACATGGCCGATAAACGTG CAAAAAAACGTATAGTCAATGGCCAGGATGTCCAACTTTTTGATGTCCCATCTCAAGTAGCCCTTATGATGAGAGATGAAGATGGATATTTTGATAAAAGATGTGGAGCAGTTTTGGTCGCTTGGAAtaag ATTCTTACTGCCGCCCACTGTGTGAAGGGAGTCGACCTCAGCGATCTCCGTGCAGTAGTTGGGTTATTAAACTATTATGGACCACTAACTGGTTACGAACAAGTTGTCCCTTTCTCAAAAAGTAACATGTATGAAGATCACTGGATTATCCAAGGTATGGAAATATACGATATTGCTGTACTGACACTAGCCACTCCAGTCAGACCCAACAAAAACGTGGAG gTTGTCAAACTGGCAGATGAAATCGATAGTTATGTCAATACGTCCTGTATCGTTAGTGGCTGGGGCTACAATAACAAGTCTTTAGGAACACATCCAAACAGGCTACAGAAAGCGATAACAATGCTTATCTCTAGTACAGATTGCAAAAAATTTTGGCCAGAATTTGCTGACGCACTGGATGAAGAATTTTTTCTTTGCGTCTATAACAAGAAAG GTACGTCAGGTCAACCTAACAGTATTTGTTCAGGAGACAGTGGGGGCCCTTTGTATTGTGGGCCTAATAAAGACATACTTGTTGGAACTGCAGTTGGCAACGACGTAGATTGCAGTG